The Streptomyces laurentii genome contains a region encoding:
- a CDS encoding hypothetical nudix hydrolase yeaB (Coenzyme A pyrophosphatase (CoAse), a member of theNudix hydrolase superfamily, functions to catalyze the elimination of oxidized inactive CoA, which can inhibit CoA-utilizing enzymes. The need of CoAses mainly arises under conditions of oxidative...; cd03426;~Hypothetical nudix hydrolase YeaB [Streptomyces venezuelae ATCC10712];~identified by MetaGeneAnnotator; putative;~metal binding site [ion binding];~nudix motif;~putative CoA binding site [chemical binding];~putative active site [active]), producing the protein MTRTSEEIHGTGGLLRRDGLPAWLTPVDHAARTVAPEQLSSFLPPADGGGRQSAVLILFGDGAHGPELLLMERAGSLRSHAGQPSFPGGSLDPEDGPPARGGLLRAALREAREETGLDPSGVQLFGVLPRLYIPVSGFVVTPVLGWWRAPSPVGVVDPAETARVFTVPVADLTDPANRAMAVHPMGHEGPAFLVSSALVWGFTAGVIDRILHYAGWERPWDRSRKVTLDRRS; encoded by the coding sequence ATGACGCGCACGAGTGAAGAGATCCATGGAACGGGCGGCCTGCTCCGCCGGGACGGGCTGCCCGCCTGGCTGACTCCGGTCGACCACGCGGCCCGTACGGTCGCGCCCGAGCAGTTGAGCAGCTTCCTGCCGCCCGCGGACGGCGGCGGGCGGCAGTCCGCCGTGCTCATCCTCTTCGGCGACGGCGCGCACGGCCCCGAGCTGCTCCTGATGGAGCGCGCCGGCAGCCTGCGCTCGCACGCCGGGCAACCCTCGTTCCCCGGCGGCTCCCTGGACCCGGAGGACGGCCCGCCCGCCCGGGGCGGCCTGCTGCGTGCCGCGCTGCGCGAGGCCCGCGAGGAGACCGGCCTCGACCCGTCCGGCGTCCAGCTCTTCGGTGTGCTGCCCCGCCTCTACATCCCCGTCAGCGGCTTCGTCGTCACCCCCGTGCTGGGCTGGTGGCGCGCGCCCAGCCCGGTCGGGGTCGTGGATCCCGCCGAGACCGCCCGGGTCTTCACCGTCCCCGTGGCGGATCTCACGGACCCCGCGAACCGCGCCATGGCCGTCCACCCGATGGGGCACGAAGGCCCCGCGTTCCTCGTCTCGTCCGCCCTGGTCTGGGGTTTCACCGCCGGAGTGATCGACCGCATCCTGCACTACGCCGGCTGGGAGCGGCCCTGGGACCGCTCCAGGAAGGTCACGCTGGACCGGAGGTCGTGA
- a CDS encoding arsenical pump-driving ATPase (ArsA ATPase functionas as an efflux pump located onthe inner membrane of the cell. This ATP-driven oxyanion pump catalyzes the extrusion of arsenite, antimonite and arsenate. Maintenance of a low intracellular concentration of oxyanion produces...; cd02035;~Arsenical pump-driving ATPase [Streptomyces venezuelae ATCC10712];~DTAP/Switch II;~Predicted ATPase involved in chromosome partitioning [Cell division and chromosome partitioning]; COG0003;~identified by MetaGeneAnnotator; putative), with product MSRLQVVSGKGGTGKTTVAAALSLALATEGKRTLLVEVEGRQGIAQLFETEALPYEERKIAVAPGGGEVFALAIDAERALLDYLQMFYKLGGAGRALKKLGAIDFATTIAPGVRDVLLTGKACEAVRRREKQGGFTYDYVVMDAPPTGRITRFLNVNDEVAGLARIGPIHNQAQAIMGFLKSPETAVHLVTLLEEMPVQETADGIAELRATGLPVGRAIVNMVRPHVLDEAAVRAASGVHRDAVAGALASVGLKDGPLLVDPLLDEAAEHARRVELERVQRTALETIGVPTYELPFLGDGADIAGLYRLARELRAQGVGERGTGGQGAGA from the coding sequence GTGAGCAGGCTCCAGGTCGTCAGCGGCAAGGGCGGTACCGGTAAGACGACGGTCGCCGCCGCACTCTCGCTCGCCCTCGCCACCGAGGGGAAGCGGACCCTCCTCGTCGAGGTGGAGGGCCGGCAGGGCATCGCGCAGCTCTTCGAGACGGAGGCGTTGCCGTACGAGGAGCGCAAGATCGCCGTCGCGCCGGGCGGCGGCGAGGTGTTCGCGCTGGCCATCGACGCCGAACGCGCCCTCCTCGACTACCTCCAGATGTTCTACAAGCTGGGCGGCGCCGGCCGGGCCCTGAAGAAGCTCGGCGCGATCGACTTCGCGACGACGATAGCGCCGGGCGTACGGGACGTGCTGCTGACCGGGAAGGCGTGCGAGGCGGTGCGCCGCCGCGAGAAGCAGGGCGGGTTCACGTACGACTACGTGGTGATGGACGCGCCGCCGACGGGCCGCATCACCCGCTTCCTCAACGTGAACGACGAGGTGGCCGGGCTGGCCCGGATCGGCCCCATACACAACCAGGCCCAGGCCATCATGGGCTTCCTCAAGTCGCCGGAGACGGCGGTGCATCTGGTGACGCTCCTGGAGGAGATGCCGGTCCAGGAGACCGCGGACGGTATCGCGGAGCTGCGCGCGACCGGCCTGCCCGTCGGCCGCGCCATCGTGAACATGGTCCGGCCGCACGTCCTGGACGAGGCGGCGGTACGGGCCGCCTCCGGCGTCCACCGGGACGCCGTCGCGGGGGCGTTGGCCTCCGTCGGCCTCAAGGACGGCCCGCTGCTGGTCGATCCGCTGCTCGACGAGGCGGCGGAGCACGCGCGGCGGGTGGAGCTGGAGCGGGTCCAGCGCACGGCCCTGGAGACGATCGGGGTCCCGACGTACGAACTGCCCTTCCTGGGGGACGGGGCGGACATCGCCGGTCTGTACCGGCTGGCGAGGGAGCTGCGCGCCCAAGGGGTGGGCGAGCGGGGAACGGGCGGACAGGGGGCGGGCGCGTGA
- a CDS encoding endonuclease III (Iron-sulfur binding domain of endonuclease III; cl15304;~Predicted EndoIII-related endonuclease [DNA replication,recombination, and repair]; COG0177;~endonuclease III [Amycolatopsis mediterranei U32];~endonuclease III; includes endonuclease III (DNA-(apurinic or apyrimidinic site) lyase), alkylbase DNA glycosidases (Alka-family) and other DNA glycosidases; cd00056;~helix-hairpin-helix signature motif;~identified by MetaGeneAnnotator; putative;~minor groove reading motif;~substrate binding pocket [chemical binding]), producing MKTGPGRAASGRTASGKAAPEKAAGKAASKKAAPRKASTKASAKASTKATAETPVAGEPAAGTHASPKGAAKPESRLAMVRRARKINRELAEVYPYAHPELDFRNPFELLVATVLSAQTTDLRVNQTTPALFAAYPTPEDLAAAVPEEVEELIRPTGFFRAKTKSVMGLSAALRDDFGGEVPGRLEDLVTLPGVGRKTAFVVLGNAFGVPGITVDTHFMRLARRWKWTTSDDPVKIEAEIATIFPKSEWTMLSHRVIFHGRRICHARKPACGACPIAHLCPSYGEGETDPEKARKLLKYEKGGFPGQRLNPPPDYPGRPAPPPGAST from the coding sequence GTGAAGACCGGGCCGGGGAGGGCCGCATCCGGAAGGACTGCTTCCGGAAAGGCTGCCCCGGAGAAGGCTGCCGGAAAGGCAGCCTCCAAGAAGGCCGCTCCCCGGAAGGCGTCGACCAAGGCATCGGCCAAGGCGTCGACCAAGGCGACGGCCGAGACTCCGGTGGCCGGGGAACCCGCCGCCGGGACGCACGCGTCCCCGAAGGGCGCCGCCAAGCCCGAGTCGCGGCTGGCGATGGTCCGCCGGGCCCGGAAGATCAACCGGGAGCTGGCCGAGGTCTACCCGTACGCCCATCCCGAACTCGACTTCCGCAACCCCTTCGAACTCCTGGTCGCCACGGTCCTGTCCGCCCAGACCACGGACCTGCGGGTCAACCAGACCACCCCCGCGCTGTTCGCGGCCTACCCGACCCCCGAGGACCTGGCCGCCGCCGTCCCCGAGGAGGTCGAGGAGCTGATCCGGCCGACCGGGTTCTTCCGCGCCAAGACCAAGTCGGTCATGGGCCTGTCCGCCGCCCTCCGCGACGACTTCGGCGGCGAGGTACCCGGCCGCCTGGAGGACCTGGTCACACTGCCCGGCGTCGGCCGCAAGACCGCCTTCGTCGTCCTCGGCAACGCCTTCGGTGTCCCCGGCATCACCGTCGACACCCACTTCATGCGGCTCGCCCGGCGCTGGAAGTGGACCACGTCCGACGACCCCGTGAAGATCGAGGCCGAGATCGCCACGATCTTCCCGAAGAGCGAGTGGACCATGCTCTCGCACCGGGTGATCTTCCACGGCCGGCGCATCTGCCACGCCCGCAAGCCCGCGTGCGGCGCCTGCCCGATCGCCCACCTCTGCCCGTCGTACGGCGAAGGCGAGACGGACCCCGAGAAGGCGAGGAAGCTGCTCAAGTACGAGAAGGGCGGCTTCCCGGGGCAGCGGCTCAATCCGCCCCCGGACTACCCCGGCCGCCCGGCGCCCCCGCCGGGCGCGTCCACCTGA
- a CDS encoding hypothetical protein (identified by MetaGeneAnnotator; putative;~sequence version:1): MFVIAILLVIAAVVLYIVGRVNDTRGLRLGAVGALLAGLFSLIVSMTYVISAYEVGVPVAFGKVGTPMSSGMHMKSPFTNVTTFSTRPVDLNLSDKDVVEVRSSQGGVMYAEVTVKWAVHPSKAVELYKLAGSEDAIQQRLVYPDSREIVRNVFARYSSEQGYATDREKINAEIATLIKDRLAPRGIDVTTVNLRNVKPSNALQDQIDRKIQQQQATERALEASRTAKAEADRRRIEAEGIARANKILNESLTDKVLTNQCIDAYKEAAAKNPVYAVPCGGGGSNPLIVDGTKR; the protein is encoded by the coding sequence GTGTTCGTCATAGCCATTCTGCTGGTCATAGCGGCGGTGGTGCTCTACATCGTCGGCCGCGTCAACGACACCCGCGGCCTGAGGCTGGGCGCCGTCGGCGCCCTGCTCGCCGGTCTGTTCTCCCTGATCGTCAGCATGACGTACGTGATCAGCGCGTATGAGGTCGGCGTGCCGGTCGCCTTCGGCAAGGTCGGCACGCCGATGTCCTCCGGCATGCACATGAAGTCGCCGTTCACCAACGTGACGACGTTCTCCACCCGGCCCGTCGACCTCAACCTCTCCGACAAGGACGTGGTCGAGGTCCGCTCCTCGCAGGGCGGCGTGATGTACGCCGAAGTCACCGTGAAGTGGGCGGTCCACCCGTCCAAGGCCGTCGAGCTGTACAAGCTGGCCGGCAGCGAGGACGCCATCCAGCAGCGGCTCGTCTACCCGGACAGCCGCGAGATCGTCCGCAACGTCTTCGCCCGCTACTCCAGCGAGCAGGGCTACGCCACCGACCGCGAGAAGATCAACGCCGAGATCGCGACCCTGATCAAGGACCGGCTCGCCCCGCGCGGCATCGACGTCACCACCGTCAACCTGCGCAATGTGAAGCCCTCCAACGCGCTCCAGGACCAGATCGACCGCAAGATCCAGCAGCAGCAGGCCACCGAGCGCGCCCTGGAGGCCTCCCGGACCGCCAAGGCGGAGGCCGACCGGCGCCGGATCGAGGCCGAGGGTATCGCCCGTGCCAACAAGATCCTCAACGAGTCGCTGACCGACAAGGTCCTGACGAACCAGTGCATCGACGCGTACAAGGAGGCCGCGGCGAAGAACCCGGTCTACGCGGTGCCCTGCGGCGGTGGCGGCTCGAACCCGCTGATCGTCGACGGCACGAAGCGCTGA
- a CDS encoding cAMP-binding protein (DNA binding site [nucleotide binding];~cAMP-binding protein [Streptomyces venezuelae ATCC10712];~cAMP-binding proteins - catabolite gene activator and regulatory subunit of cAMP-dependent protein kinases [Signal transduction mechanisms]; COG0664;~effector domain of the CAP family of transcription factors; members include CAP (or cAMP receptor protein (CRP)), which binds cAMP, FNR (fumarate and nitrate reduction), which uses an iron-sulfur cluster to sense oxygen) and CooA, a heme containing CO...; cd00038;~flexible hinge region;~helix_turn_helix, cAMP Regulatory protein C-terminus; DNA binding domain of prokaryotic regulatory proteins belonging to the catabolite activator protein family; cd00092;~identified by MetaGeneAnnotator; putative;~ligand binding site [chemical binding];~non-specific DNA interactions [nucleotide binding];~putative cAMP binding site [chemical binding];~putative switch regulator;~sequence specific DNA binding site [nucleotide binding]): MDDVLRRAPLFAALDDEQAAELRASMSEATLARGDALFHEGDPGDRLYVVTEGKVKLHRTSPDGRENMLAVLGPGELIGELSLFDPGPRTATATALTEVKLLGLGHGDLQPWLNARPEVASALLRAVARRLRKTNDQMSDLVFSDVPGRVARALLDLSRRFGVQSEEGIHVVHDLTQEELAQLVGASRETVNKALADFAQRGWLRLEARAVILLDVERLAKRSR, from the coding sequence GTGGACGACGTTCTGCGACGCGCGCCGCTGTTCGCGGCGCTCGACGACGAGCAGGCCGCCGAGCTGCGCGCCTCGATGAGTGAGGCGACGCTCGCCCGTGGCGACGCACTGTTCCACGAGGGCGACCCGGGCGACCGGCTCTACGTGGTCACCGAGGGCAAGGTGAAGCTGCACCGCACCTCGCCCGACGGCCGCGAGAACATGCTGGCCGTCCTCGGCCCCGGCGAGCTCATCGGCGAGCTGTCCCTGTTCGACCCGGGCCCGCGCACCGCGACCGCGACCGCGCTGACCGAGGTCAAGCTGCTCGGCCTCGGCCACGGCGACCTCCAGCCCTGGCTGAACGCGCGCCCCGAGGTGGCCAGCGCCCTGCTGCGCGCCGTCGCCCGCCGGCTGCGCAAGACCAACGACCAGATGTCCGATCTGGTCTTCTCCGACGTCCCGGGCCGCGTGGCCCGCGCGCTCCTCGACCTGTCGCGCCGCTTCGGCGTGCAGTCGGAGGAGGGCATCCACGTCGTCCACGACCTCACCCAGGAGGAGCTGGCCCAGCTCGTCGGCGCCTCCCGCGAGACGGTCAACAAGGCGCTCGCCGACTTCGCCCAGCGCGGCTGGCTGCGTCTGGAGGCCCGCGCCGTGATCCTGCTCGACGTGGAGCGCCTCGCGAAGCGCTCGCGGTAA
- a CDS encoding hydrolase (Zn-dependent hydrolases, including glyoxylases [General function prediction only]; COG0491;~hydrolase [Streptomyces cattleya NRRL 8057 = DSM46488];~identified by MetaGeneAnnotator; putative), translating to MLTGDTILGRGTTMVAHPDGKLGEYLDSLRRLRSLTVDDGVHTVLPGHGPVLEDAQGAVEFYLAHRASRLAQVETAVEAGHRSAEDVVAHVYADVDRSLWPAAELSVRAQLEYLRERGLI from the coding sequence GTGCTCACCGGCGACACCATCCTCGGGCGCGGCACGACGATGGTGGCCCACCCGGACGGGAAGCTCGGCGAGTACCTGGACTCGCTGCGGCGGCTGCGCTCGCTCACCGTGGACGACGGGGTCCACACGGTCCTGCCGGGCCACGGGCCGGTCCTGGAGGACGCCCAGGGGGCCGTGGAGTTCTATCTGGCGCACCGCGCGAGCCGGCTGGCCCAGGTGGAGACGGCGGTGGAGGCGGGCCACCGGTCGGCCGAGGACGTCGTGGCCCATGTGTACGCGGACGTCGACCGCTCCCTGTGGCCGGCGGCGGAGCTGTCCGTACGCGCGCAGCTGGAGTATCTGCGGGAGCGCGGTCTGATCTGA
- a CDS encoding endoribonuclease L-PSP family protein (This group of proteins belong to a large family of YjgF/YER057c/UK114-like proteins present in bacteria, archaea, and eukaryotes with no definitive function. The conserved domain is similar in structure to chorismate mutase but there is no sequence...; cd02199;~endoribonuclease L-PSP family protein [Arthrobacter aurescens TC1];~homotrimer interaction site [polypeptide binding];~identified by MetaGeneAnnotator; putative;~identified by match to protein family HMM PF01042;~putative active site [active]): MSGTGAVEAKIAELGMTLPDVVPPLAAYQPAVRSGVYVYTSGQLPMVGGKLPVTGKVGAEVTPEEAKQLAATCALNALAAVKSVAGDLDRVKRVVKVVGFVASAPDFTGQPGVINGASELLGAVLGDKGVHARSAVGVAVLPLDAPVEVEIQVELVED; the protein is encoded by the coding sequence GTGAGCGGGACCGGCGCCGTCGAGGCGAAGATCGCCGAGCTGGGCATGACCCTGCCGGACGTCGTGCCGCCGCTGGCCGCGTACCAGCCGGCCGTGCGGTCCGGCGTGTACGTGTACACCTCGGGCCAGCTCCCGATGGTGGGGGGCAAGCTTCCGGTGACCGGCAAGGTCGGCGCCGAGGTGACCCCCGAGGAGGCCAAGCAGCTCGCCGCGACCTGCGCGCTCAACGCGCTCGCGGCCGTGAAGTCGGTCGCCGGTGACCTGGACCGCGTCAAGCGGGTCGTGAAGGTGGTGGGCTTCGTCGCCTCCGCCCCCGACTTCACCGGCCAGCCGGGCGTCATCAACGGTGCCAGCGAGCTGCTCGGCGCCGTCCTCGGCGACAAGGGCGTCCACGCGCGCAGCGCGGTCGGCGTCGCCGTCCTCCCGCTCGACGCGCCCGTCGAGGTCGAGATCCAGGTGGAGCTGGTCGAGGACTGA
- a CDS encoding hypothetical protein (DUF4177 domain containing protein [Streptomyces fulvissimus DSM40593];~Domain of unknown function (DUF4177); pfam13783;~UniProt-pubmed:11572948; UniProt-pubmed:21463507; UniProt-pubmed:18375553; UniProt-pubmed:20581206; UniProt-pubmed:12000953; UniProt-pubmed:20064060;~identified by MetaGeneAnnotator; putative) yields the protein MGGVRRQSAGPARGTPGPWARACPAGRLGGRPGASDYSRLMTKWEYATVPLLVHATKQILDTWGEDGWELVQVVPGPNNPEQLVAYLKREKTS from the coding sequence ATGGGGGGCGTCCGCCGGCAATCCGCGGGGCCCGCGCGGGGAACTCCGGGTCCTTGGGCCCGGGCCTGCCCGGCCGGTCGGCTCGGCGGGCGGCCCGGCGCCAGCGACTACAGTCGGCTCATGACCAAGTGGGAGTACGCGACTGTGCCGCTGCTGGTGCACGCGACGAAGCAGATTCTTGACACCTGGGGCGAGGACGGCTGGGAGCTCGTCCAGGTCGTGCCCGGGCCGAACAACCCCGAGCAGCTCGTGGCCTACCTGAAGCGGGAGAAGACCTCGTGA
- a CDS encoding NTP pyrophosphohydrolases including oxidative damage repair enzymes (NTP pyrophosphohydrolases including oxidative damage repair enzymes [Streptomyces venezuelae ATCC10712];~identified by MetaGeneAnnotator; putative) produces MSNGQSNGQPNGQWYPPEWPDRIRALAAGELVAATPRRAATVMLLKDGADGPLVHMLRRRTSMAFAGGAYAYPGGGVDPRDEHPVRWAGPAREEWAARLGLTDPAQAQAVVCAAVRETYEEAGVLLAGPTADTVVGDTTGDDWEKDREALVARELSFADFLDRRGLVLRSDLLGAWARWITPEFEPRRYDTWFFVAALPAGQRTRNASTEADRTVWTRPADAAAGYDRGELTMMPPTISTLRALEPYGTAAEALAAAPAQDMTPVLARARLDGDQVVLSWPGHDEFTKHVPANGSAGTETNPGTATGPGAGSGDGGAA; encoded by the coding sequence ATGTCGAATGGTCAGTCGAACGGTCAGCCGAACGGTCAGTGGTACCCGCCGGAATGGCCCGACCGCATCCGCGCCCTCGCCGCCGGTGAGCTCGTCGCCGCCACGCCCCGGCGGGCCGCCACCGTGATGCTCCTGAAGGACGGCGCGGACGGCCCCCTCGTCCACATGCTGCGCCGCCGCACCTCCATGGCCTTCGCCGGTGGGGCATATGCCTACCCGGGCGGCGGAGTGGACCCGCGCGACGAGCACCCGGTGCGCTGGGCGGGCCCCGCGCGCGAGGAGTGGGCGGCCCGCCTCGGCCTCACGGACCCCGCACAGGCGCAGGCCGTCGTCTGCGCCGCCGTACGCGAGACGTACGAGGAGGCGGGCGTCCTGCTCGCCGGCCCGACGGCGGACACCGTCGTCGGCGACACGACGGGTGACGACTGGGAGAAGGACCGGGAGGCGCTGGTCGCCCGCGAGCTGTCCTTCGCCGACTTCCTCGACCGGCGCGGCCTGGTGCTGCGCTCCGACCTGCTGGGCGCGTGGGCCCGGTGGATCACGCCCGAGTTCGAGCCGAGGCGCTACGACACCTGGTTCTTCGTGGCGGCGCTCCCGGCCGGCCAGCGCACCCGGAACGCCTCCACCGAGGCCGACCGCACGGTCTGGACCCGCCCGGCGGACGCCGCGGCCGGCTACGACCGCGGCGAGCTGACGATGATGCCGCCGACCATCTCGACCCTGCGCGCCCTGGAGCCGTACGGGACGGCCGCCGAGGCACTCGCCGCCGCTCCGGCCCAGGACATGACCCCGGTCCTCGCCCGGGCGCGGCTCGACGGCGACCAGGTCGTGCTGAGCTGGCCGGGGCACGACGAGTTCACCAAGCACGTCCCGGCGAACGGGAGCGCGGGCACGGAGACGAACCCGGGCACGGCCACCGGTCCCGGTGCCGGCAGTGGAGACGGAGGCGCGGCATGA